The Sebastes umbrosus isolate fSebUmb1 chromosome 19, fSebUmb1.pri, whole genome shotgun sequence genome has a segment encoding these proteins:
- the psmb7 gene encoding proteasome subunit beta type-7 yields the protein MATLVARQAPLGGFSFENCKRNALLEGEANKVGCSLPAARKTGTTICGVVFKDGVILGADTRATEGMIVADKNCSKIHYISPNIYCCGAGTAADTEMTTNIISSNLELHSLSTGRLPRVATANRMLKQMLFRYQGYIGAALVLGGVDCNGPHLYSIYPHGSTDKLPYVTMGSGSLAAMAVFEDRYKPDMEEEDAKRLVRDAIAAGIFNDLGSGSNIDLCVITKGKLDYIRPHDEANKKGVRTGDYKYKRGTTGVLTKLVTPLNLQVVEESVQTMDTS from the exons ATGGCGACATTGGTAGCAAGACAGGCGCCGCTCGGAGGTTTCAGTTTCGAAAACTGCAAGAG aaATGCCCTTTTGGAAGGTGAAGCCAACAAAGTGGGATGCAGCTTGCCTGCTGCTCGGAAAACAGGAACTACCATCTGTGGTGTTGTCTTCAAG GATGGCGTCATCCTCGGAGCTGACACCAGAGCCACTGAGGGCATGATAGTGGCAGACAAGAACTGCTCCAAGATCCACTACATCTCCCCCAACATTTA TTGTTGTGGAGCAGGAACAGCTGCAGACACAGAGATGACCACTAATATCATCTCCTCCAACCTGGAGCTGCACTCCCTCTCCACAGGCAGGCTGCCACGCGTGGCCACCGCCAACCGCATGCTCAAACAAATGCTCTTCAG GTATCAGGGCTACATCGGAGCTGCTCTGGTGCTGGGCGGAGTGGACTGTAACGGTCCTCACCTGTACAGCATCTACCCTCACGGCTCCACTGACAAGCTGCCTTACGTCACCATGG GCTCCGGGTCCCTGGCCGCCATGGCAGTGTTTGAGGACCGCTACAAGCCTGACATGGAG GAGGAGGACGCCAAGCGGCTGGTGCGAGACGCCATTGCTGCAGGTATCTTTAATGACCTGGGCTCTGGCAGCAACATTGACCTGTGTGTCATCACCAAGGGCAAGCTGGACTACATCCGGCCCCATGATGAGGCCAACAAGAAGGGGGTCAG AACTGGCGACTACAAGTACAAGCGAGGAACCACCGGTGTGCTGACGAAGCTGGTGACCCCGCTGAACCTGCAGGTTGTGGAGGAAAGTGTACAGACTATGGATACCTCCTAA
- the LOC119478622 gene encoding nuclear receptor subfamily 5 group A member 2-like: protein MEYSPDVFLEELCPVCGDKVSGYHYGLLTCESCKGFFKRTVQNNKKYTCAENQECTIDISQRKRCPFCRFHKCLQVGMRLEAVRADRMRGGRNKFGPMYKRDRALKQQRKALIQAGGFRLDGGPPLGSSTHQRDLTFTGGLHPVPVLHSTSLPTAQNDRISYQPPTLCSLLPSSSPGATQYQSFSNWTIKSEHANNCASPPGSADELYLGPFSPQGPRMPPLVMEFLRCDPDELQLQNKITARLLQEHAALEKHGNPRTFSLMCLMADQTLFSIVEWARASIFFKQLKVNDQMKLLHSCWSELLLLDIISRQVLYGKEGSLLLVTGQEMELSDIASHAGLSLASLVQRGQELVEKLHILKVDRQEFACIKFLILFNPDVKQLEERQFIESVQEQVEGALLEYTLCTSSHLLGRFAHLLLCLSELRSLSTLAEDYLYCKHLSGEVPCKNLLIEMLHAKRSWA from the exons ATGGAGTACAGCCCTGATGTGTTTTTGGAGGAGCTGTGTCCAGTGTGTGGAGATAAAGTCTCAGGGTACCACTACGGTCTGCTCACCTGTGAGAGCTGCAAG GGTTTTTTCAAAAGAACAGTTCagaacaacaagaagtacacctGTGCAGAGAACCAGGAGTGCACAATAGATATAAGCCAAAGGAAACGGTGTCCATTCTGCAGATTTCACAAGTGTCTTCAAGTTGGAATGAGATTGGAAG CTGTTCGTGCAGATCGGATGCGAGGCGGCAGGAACAAGTTTGGCCCCATGTACAAGCGTGATCGTGCCCTCAAGCAGCAGAGAAAGGCTTTGATTCAAGCAGGTGGATTCAGATTAGACGGCGGTCCACCTCTGGGCTCCTCAACCCACCAGAGAGATTTGACCTTTACTGGTGGCCTCCACCCAGTTCCCGTCCTTCACAGCACCTCTCTACCCACAGCACAGAACGATCGTATCAGCTACCAGCCTCCCACACTGTGTTCACTCCTGCCATCCAGCTCACCTGGTGCCACCCAGTACCAGTCCTTCTCAAACTGGACCATCAAGTCAGAGCACGCCAACAACTGCGCAAGTCCACCGGGCTCTGCTGACGAGCTATACTTAGGACCTTTCTCTCCACAAGGTCCCAGGATGCCTCCGCTGGTGATGGAGTTCTTGCGCTGCGATCCAGATGAGCTCCAGCTGCAGAATAAGATCACCGCTCGGCTCCTGCAGGAGCACGCGGCCTTGGAGAAGCACGGCAACCCCAGAACCTTCAGCCTGATGTGCCTCATGGCCGACCAGACGCTGTTCTCCATCGTAGAGTGGGCTCGCGCATCCATCTTCTTCAAACAACTTAAG GTGAATGACCAGATGAAGTTGCTGCACAGCTGCTGGAGTGAACTGTTGCTCCTGGACATCATCTCCAGACAGGTCCTGTATGGCAAAGAGGGCAGCCTGCTCCTGGTCACTGGGCAGGAG ATGGAGCTGTCCGACATCGCCTCTCATGCTGGTCTTTCCTTGGCCAGCCTGGTCCAGAGAGGTCAGGAGCTGGTTGAGAAGCTCCACATCCTCAAGGTGGACCGCCAAGAGTTTGCCTGCATCAAGTTCCTCATCCTCTTTAACCCAG ATGTGAAACAGCTGGAGGAGCGTCAGTTCATAGAGAGTGTGCAGGAGCAGGTGGAGGGAGCCCTGCTGGAGTACACGCTGTGCACCTCTTCTCACCTTCTCGGGCGCTTTGCTCATCTACTGCTTTGTTTGTCCGAGTTGCGCTCTCTCAGCACCCTCGCTGAAGACTACCTGTACTGCAAACACCTGAGTGGTGAGGTGCCCTGCAAAAACCTGCTCATTGAGATGCTCCATGCCAAGCGCAGCTGGGCATGA